A section of the Salmo trutta chromosome 4, fSalTru1.1, whole genome shotgun sequence genome encodes:
- the LOC115191678 gene encoding myotubularin-related protein 7-like isoform X2 — MMEHIRTPKVENVRLIDRTAPRKATVGTLYLSATHTIFVENNPETRRETWVLHSMVASVERPPTTPSGSHLVVHTKNFQVVQLLIPQERDAMDVQASLARLSRPEKYSELYCLSINPNANKEEREESWSFLDLQADYRRMGVPNNLWVSTPANSEYRVCDTYPSELFVPKSATPPVIVGSSKFRSRGRLPVLTYFHQDTLAAICRCSQPLSGFSARSQEDEQMLEAIMKSNPGSDYIYVVDTRPKLNAMANRAAGKGYENEDHYTNIKLQFIGIENIHVMRNSQQKIIDVGELKTPSMGDFLWGLESSGWLKHIKAVLDAGVFIAKAVAEEGISVVVHCSDGWDRTAQACSVASVLLEPYYRTMKGLMLLIERDWVSFGHKFSHRYSHLEGDPKEVSPVIDQFLECVWQLSEQFPCAFEFNERFLVQLHRHVYSCQYGNFLGNSQKERRDMGLRERTHSLWPQLWKDRAQYANPLYRADHTQTQGMLRPNTTPYCFKMWKGMYNRVEKSAPPRQTPTDLLTAVREETQQLEEELTNHQEVAPGGTAHPGTKQEDCSPDEGGSN, encoded by the exons ATGATGGAGCACATCCGAACGCCAAAG GTGGAGAATGTCCGCCTGATTGACCGTACGGCCCCTAGGAAAGCCACGGTGGGGACGCTGTACCTCTCCGCCACACACACCATCTTCGTGGAGAACAACCCAGAGACACGCAGAGAGACTTGG GTGCTCCACAGCATGGTGGCCAGTGTGGAGCGGCCGCCAACCACCCCTTCAGGAAGCCACCTGGTCGTCCACACTAAGAACTTCCAGGTGGTTCAGCTGCTCATCCCCCAGGAGAGGGACGCCATGGATGTCCAGGCCTCGCTCGCACGCCTCTCTCGCCCAG AGAAATATAGCGAGCTCTACTGCTTGTCCATCAATCCCAACGCCaacaaggaggagagggaggagtccTGGAGTTTCCTAGACCTGCAGGCGGACTACAGACGCATGGGCGTGCCCAACAACCTCTGGGTCAGCACGCCAGCCAACAGCGAGTACAGG gtGTGTGACACGTACCCATCAGAGCTGTTTGTGCCAAAGTCGGCCACACCTCCAGTCATCGTGGGGAGCTCTAAGTTCCGGAGCCGAGGGCGTTTACCCGTCCTGACGTACTTCCACCAGGATACCCTA GCTGCTATCTGCCGCTGTAGTCAGCCCCTGTCCGGCTTCAGCGCTCGCTCCCAGGAGGATGAACAAATGCTGGAGGCCATCATGAAGTCCAACCCGGGCAGCGACTACATTTACGTGGTGGACACCAGGccaaag TTGAATGCGATGGCCAACCGGGCGGCTGGAAAAGGCTATGAGAACGAGGACCACTACACCAACATCAAACTGCAGTTCATCGGCATCGAGAACATCCACGTGATGAGGAACAGCCAGCAGAAGATCATTGACG TGGGCGAGCTCAAGACTCCCTCCATGGGCGACTTCCTGTGGGGGCTGGAGAGCTCCGGTTGGCTGAAGCACATCAAAGCTGTGCTGGACGCAGGCGTCTTCATCGCCAAG gcGGTTGCGGAGGAGGGTATCAGTGTGGTGGTCCACTGTTCGGACGGTTGGGACAGGACGGCCCAGGCCTGCTCTGTAGCCAGCGTTCTCCTGGAGCCTTACTACAGGACTATGAAGGGACTCATG CTGCTAATCGAGAGGGACTGGGTGTCGTTCGGTCACAAGTTTTCACACAG GTACAGCCATCTGGAAGGTGATCCTAAGGAGGTGTCCCCGGTGATAGACCAGTTCCTGGAGTGTGTGtggcagctgtcagagcagttcccCTGTGCCTTTGAGTTCAACGAGCGCTTCCTGGTCCAGCTGCACAGACATGTCTACTCCTGCCAGTACGGCAACTTCCTGGGCAACAgccagaaggagaggagggacatGGG GTTGCGTGAGAGGACTCACTCCCTGTGGCCCCAGCTGTGGAAGGACAGGGCACAGTACGCCAACCCCTTGTACAGGGCTGACCACACCCAGACTCAGGGGATGCTACGGCCAAACACCACCCCCTACTGCTTCAA GATGTGGAAGGGCATGTATAACCGTGTGGAGAAGAGCGCGCCCCCGCGCCAGACGCCCACCGACTTACTGACAGCCGTCAGGGAGGAGACTCAGCAGCTGGAGGAGGAGCTGACCAATCACCAGGAGGTAGCCCCGGGAGGGACGGCCCACCCGGGCACCAAACAAG AGGATTGCAGCCCTGATGAAGGGGGTTCAAACTAA
- the LOC115191678 gene encoding myotubularin-related protein 7-like isoform X1 produces MMEHIRTPKVENVRLIDRTAPRKATVGTLYLSATHTIFVENNPETRRETWVLHSMVASVERPPTTPSGSHLVVHTKNFQVVQLLIPQERDAMDVQASLARLSRPEKYSELYCLSINPNANKEEREESWSFLDLQADYRRMGVPNNLWVSTPANSEYRVCDTYPSELFVPKSATPPVIVGSSKFRSRGRLPVLTYFHQDTLAAICRCSQPLSGFSARSQEDEQMLEAIMKSNPGSDYIYVVDTRPKLNAMANRAAGKGYENEDHYTNIKLQFIGIENIHVMRNSQQKIIDVGELKTPSMGDFLWGLESSGWLKHIKAVLDAGVFIAKAVAEEGISVVVHCSDGWDRTAQACSVASVLLEPYYRTMKGLMLLIERDWVSFGHKFSHRYSHLEGDPKEVSPVIDQFLECVWQLSEQFPCAFEFNERFLVQLHRHVYSCQYGNFLGNSQKERRDMGLRERTHSLWPQLWKDRAQYANPLYRADHTQTQGMLRPNTTPYCFKMWKGMYNRVEKSAPPRQTPTDLLTAVREETQQLEEELTNHQERIAALMKGVQTKGNAGQRKTNKVCEEECRPGGLAPPTGDGPFTSPPQDYFPSQGGPPGPAMTLPLGPPKGPGLDPDDLSSACSDMESGVADLSSRSSSGGDDSKDPDEAI; encoded by the exons ATGATGGAGCACATCCGAACGCCAAAG GTGGAGAATGTCCGCCTGATTGACCGTACGGCCCCTAGGAAAGCCACGGTGGGGACGCTGTACCTCTCCGCCACACACACCATCTTCGTGGAGAACAACCCAGAGACACGCAGAGAGACTTGG GTGCTCCACAGCATGGTGGCCAGTGTGGAGCGGCCGCCAACCACCCCTTCAGGAAGCCACCTGGTCGTCCACACTAAGAACTTCCAGGTGGTTCAGCTGCTCATCCCCCAGGAGAGGGACGCCATGGATGTCCAGGCCTCGCTCGCACGCCTCTCTCGCCCAG AGAAATATAGCGAGCTCTACTGCTTGTCCATCAATCCCAACGCCaacaaggaggagagggaggagtccTGGAGTTTCCTAGACCTGCAGGCGGACTACAGACGCATGGGCGTGCCCAACAACCTCTGGGTCAGCACGCCAGCCAACAGCGAGTACAGG gtGTGTGACACGTACCCATCAGAGCTGTTTGTGCCAAAGTCGGCCACACCTCCAGTCATCGTGGGGAGCTCTAAGTTCCGGAGCCGAGGGCGTTTACCCGTCCTGACGTACTTCCACCAGGATACCCTA GCTGCTATCTGCCGCTGTAGTCAGCCCCTGTCCGGCTTCAGCGCTCGCTCCCAGGAGGATGAACAAATGCTGGAGGCCATCATGAAGTCCAACCCGGGCAGCGACTACATTTACGTGGTGGACACCAGGccaaag TTGAATGCGATGGCCAACCGGGCGGCTGGAAAAGGCTATGAGAACGAGGACCACTACACCAACATCAAACTGCAGTTCATCGGCATCGAGAACATCCACGTGATGAGGAACAGCCAGCAGAAGATCATTGACG TGGGCGAGCTCAAGACTCCCTCCATGGGCGACTTCCTGTGGGGGCTGGAGAGCTCCGGTTGGCTGAAGCACATCAAAGCTGTGCTGGACGCAGGCGTCTTCATCGCCAAG gcGGTTGCGGAGGAGGGTATCAGTGTGGTGGTCCACTGTTCGGACGGTTGGGACAGGACGGCCCAGGCCTGCTCTGTAGCCAGCGTTCTCCTGGAGCCTTACTACAGGACTATGAAGGGACTCATG CTGCTAATCGAGAGGGACTGGGTGTCGTTCGGTCACAAGTTTTCACACAG GTACAGCCATCTGGAAGGTGATCCTAAGGAGGTGTCCCCGGTGATAGACCAGTTCCTGGAGTGTGTGtggcagctgtcagagcagttcccCTGTGCCTTTGAGTTCAACGAGCGCTTCCTGGTCCAGCTGCACAGACATGTCTACTCCTGCCAGTACGGCAACTTCCTGGGCAACAgccagaaggagaggagggacatGGG GTTGCGTGAGAGGACTCACTCCCTGTGGCCCCAGCTGTGGAAGGACAGGGCACAGTACGCCAACCCCTTGTACAGGGCTGACCACACCCAGACTCAGGGGATGCTACGGCCAAACACCACCCCCTACTGCTTCAA GATGTGGAAGGGCATGTATAACCGTGTGGAGAAGAGCGCGCCCCCGCGCCAGACGCCCACCGACTTACTGACAGCCGTCAGGGAGGAGACTCAGCAGCTGGAGGAGGAGCTGACCAATCACCAGGAG AGGATTGCAGCCCTGATGAAGGGGGTTCAAACTAAGGGTAATGCGGGTCAGAGGAAGACCAACAAAGTGTGTGAGGAAGAATGCAGGCCAGGTGGGCTGGCTCCTCCCACTGGAGATGGCCCCTTCACTAGTCCCCCTCAGGACTATTTTCCCTCCCAGGGGGGGCCCCCGGGCCCGGCTATGACCCTGCCCTTGGGGCCCCCCAAGGGCCCTGGCCTTGACCCCGACGACCTCTCCTCGGCTTGCAGTGACATGGAATCGGGCGTGGCCGACCTCAGCAGCCGCTCCTCCAGCGGCGGCGACGACAGCAAGGACCCCGACGAGGCCATTTAG